The following coding sequences are from one Triticum dicoccoides isolate Atlit2015 ecotype Zavitan chromosome 4A, WEW_v2.0, whole genome shotgun sequence window:
- the LOC119289831 gene encoding calmodulin-like protein 7 has product MQIERPRAEIMSSKRVDESELRKVFQMFDKNGDGQVTKKELSELLKNLGIYIAGDEMDATMAKIDTNGDGCIDVEEFGLLYRSILDEGDGPNGGNMGDEEEEMREAFSVFDQNGDGYITIEELWSVLASLGLKQGRTVEECRQMINKVDVNGDGRVDFKEFSQMMRGGAAGRED; this is encoded by the coding sequence ATGCAAATAGAACGGCCAAGAGCTGAAATCATGAGCAGCAAGCGGGTGGATGAGTCGGAGCTAAGGAAGGTCTTCCAGATGTTCGACAAGAATGGTGACGGCCAGGTCACCAAGAAAGAGCTAAGTGAGTTGCTCAAGAACCTAGGGATCTACATTGCAGGCGACGAGATGGACGCGACCATGGCCAAGATTGATACCAATGGTGATGGTTGCATCGACGTCGAGGAGTTCGGCCTACTATATCGCTCCATCCTTGATGAAGGCGATGGGCCTAACGGTGGCAACatgggcgacgaggaggaggagatgagGGAGGCGTTCAGTGTCTTCGACCAGAACGGTGACGGCTACATCACCATTGAAGAGTTGTGGTCCGTGCTGGCAAGCCTCGGCCTCAAGCAGGGTCGCACCGTTGAGGAATGCCGCCAAATGATCAACAAGGTCGATGTCAATGGCGACGGCCGCGTCGACTTCAAGGAGTTCAGCCAGATGATGCGTGGTGGCGCGGCCGGTCGTGAGGATTGA